Proteins from a genomic interval of Debaryomyces hansenii CBS767 chromosome E complete sequence:
- a CDS encoding DEHA2E02794p (similar to uniprot|P38358 Saccharomyces cerevisiae YBR293w): MSQQNKIHSLEKDSDINVMQKSINSDLSEKLGDSHMNILPTKKIVICLSVLAMASMISFIDQTGVTVATSVIGKDLDSETTINWAGTASLLANCICQVLFGRLSDIFGRKNVLMSGLLILAIADIGCGVSQTGVQFYVCRALAGIGNGCSSSLPQIILSDIVTLRDRGRYQGILGMSIGLGNSIGPFLMAGFIHGATWRCFYYMLCPLNLLVIVVIYVFIKNPVKKSEIILTRKEKFMKIDYIGIFFATACLTLLLIPISGGGSTYPWNSPIIIAMFIVGGGLFFVFLLVEWKFAKLPMIPLRIFKLPMVSLIFLSTFFFGMAYFSFLYYQPYYFEIVKDKDIVHTSLFVLPLVLCQAVMSAVSGQIITYTGHYIYVIITGYALWLLGNCLLLLWNENVNDGVNVVSLLIIGCGVGFTFQPSMVAVQAQAKKADRAVVISTRNVIRSFGGAVGIAVGSTTVSNSFLNNIKQLEKDNTTKIPSSYLRYLETNIYSRFDTSSLTTKQTSAVRLMYVNALKNYFYLLIPFIAICLITSFFIKDRGLQCIDEIEPPTRKNSDTESSVSRNRA, encoded by the coding sequence ATGTCacaacaaaataaaattcattCCTTGGAAAAGGATTCCGACATAAATGTGATGCAAAAAAGCATCAATTCAGACTTATCAGAAAAGTTGGGAGATTCTCATATGAATATTCTTCCTACTAAGAAAATAGTTATCTGTCTTTCAGTATTAGCCATGGCCCTGATGATTTCGTTCATAGATCAAACGGGAGTTACAGTAGCTACCTCTGTAATTGGAAAAGATTTGGATTCTGAAACAACAATTAACTGGGCTGGTACTGCTTCTTTATTAGCCAACTGTATATGTCAGGTACTATTCGGTAGGTTATCTGACATTTTCGGTAGAAAGAACGTTTTAATGTCtggattattaatattagcTATTGCTGACATCGGTTGTGGCGTTAGTCAAACAGGAGTACAATTCTATGTTTGTCGGGCTTTAGCTGGAATCGGAAATGGATGCTCGTCGAGTCTACCTCAAATTATACTATCCGATATTGTCACACTCAGGGACAGAGGAAGATACCAAGGAATACTTGGAATGAGTATTGGATTAGGAAATTCAATTGGGCCTTTCCTAATGGCAGGATTTATTCATGGTGCTACCTGGAGATGTTTCTACTATATGTTGTGTCCTTTGAATCTTCTTGTAATAGTAGTTATATACgttttcattaaaaatCCTGTCAAAAAACtggaaattattttgacGAGAAAGGAAAAATTCATGAAAATCGATTACATTGGAATATTCTTTGCTACTGCTTGTTTAACTCTATTACTTATTCCAATCAGTGGAGGTGGATCAACGTATCCATGGAACTCTCCAATAATCATCGCAATGTTTATCGTTGGCGGTGGGCtcttttttgtatttttacTCGTTGAGTGGAAGTTTGCAAAGTTACCAATGATTCCTTTGAGAATTTTTAAGCTACCTATGGTATCcttgatatttttatcaacCTTTTTCTTCGGTATGGCATATTTCAGTTTCCTTTATTACCAACCATATTATTTCGAAATTGTTAAAGACAAAGACATCGTACATACCTCATTATTTGTGTTGCCTTTAGTCTTATGTCAAGCAGTCATGTCTGCTGTATCTGGGCAAATAATCACGTACACCGGGCATTATATATACGTAATCATCACCGGTTACGCTCTTTGGTTGCTAGGAAATTGTTTACTACTTCTCTGGAACGAGAATGTGAACGATGGGGTGAATGTTGTTAGTCTTTTAATTATTGGTTGTGGAGTCGGTTTTACATTCCAACCATCAATGGTAGCAGTCCAGGCACAAGCCAAAAAGGCCGATAGGGCTGTGGTTATCTCAACAAGAAATGTCATTAGGTCTTTCGGAGGTGCTGTAGGGATTGCTGTCGGGTCTACTACAGTAAGCAATTCATTCTTGAACAATATCAAGCAGCTTGAAAAAGATAACACCACCAAAATTCCATCCAGCTACCTTAGGTACTTAGAAACCAACATCTATAGTCGCTTCGACACTTCCAGTTTAACCACAAAACAAACAAGTGCCGTCAGACTTATGTACGTCAatgctttgaaaaattacttttatttattaatccCCTTCATTGCTATCTGTTTAATtacttctttctttatcaagGACAGAGGGTTGCAATGTATTGATGAGATCGAGCCTCCTACGAGAAAGAATTCAGATACAGAATCATCTGTATCAAGAAACAGAGCTTAA
- a CDS encoding DEHA2E02728p (weakly similar to uniprot|P32323 Saccharomyces cerevisiae YNR044W AGA1 Anchorage subunit of a-agglutinin of a-cells highly O-glycosylated protein with N-terminal secretion signal and C-terminal signal for addition of GPI anchor to cell wall linked to adhesion subunit Aga2p via two disulfide bonds) produces the protein MSRIQESGMFSGRKGGGSWYEDYTNNKDNLNGHDRRQTKGRFGWVKRLMQGQNRNQNGTLVSTSNMTENNGYANSRVRESRGTGSSQRSQSFSGGESYEYNTDNDVNGMDQSEEIDSSNDNHEARSTTNSDQLTTQSENDNISTIPLKSMTSASTKSPSVLSTNQDNNSYVASTAETSLAPSIHANSVTQTLNPNSQLQSQTYDRDSESIVTLASSSRRTRRRSLETNSSTAGIPPASIMERLAIHPNAASSTYTASIHNANDRTSIYNGNMGVSQSSVTDSNDQANSVN, from the coding sequence ATGTCAAGAATCCAAGAATCAGGTATGTTTTCAGGTAGAAAAGGTGGTGGGAGTTGGTACGAAGACTATACTAACAATAAAGATAATTTAAATGGGCATGATAGACGACAAACGAAAGGAAGATTTGGATGGGTGAAGAGGCTAATGCAAGGACAGAATAGGAACCAGAATGGCACGTTGGTGTCAACATCTAACATGACGGAGAATAATGGATATGCTAATTCAAGAGTGAGGGAATCAAGAGGGACAGGATCTTCACAAAGGTCGCAATCGTTTAGTGGTGGAGAGTCATATGAATACAACACAGACAATGATGTAAATGGTATGGACCAGAGCGAAGAAATCGACTCATCTAACGACAACCATGAAGCTCGTAGTACCACCAATAGTGATCAGCTAACCACACAATCAGAAAATGACAATATAAGTACAATCCCGTTGAAGTCAATGACTTCTGCATCTACAAAATCGCCATCCGTGTTGAGTACAAACCAAGATAACAATTCATACGTTGCCTCCACTGCGGAAACGTCACTAGCTCCAAGCATACATGCGAATTCAGTAACTCAAACATTGAACCCCAATAGTCAGTTACAACTGCAGACATATGATAGAGACAGTGAATCCATAGTCACATTGGCAAGTTCGTCTCGCAgaaccagaagaagaagtctTGAGACGAACAGCAGCACCGCTGGTATTCCACCGGCAAGTATCATGGAAAGACTAGCAATTCATCCAAATGCTGCCAGTAGTACTTATACTGCAAGTATCCATAATGCAAATGATAGAACAAGCATTTATAACGGGAATATGGGGGTTTCCCAATCGAGTGTTACAGACTCCAATGACCAAGCAAATTCAGTCAATTGA
- a CDS encoding DEHA2E02750p (weakly similar to uniprot|P36047 Saccharomyces cerevisiae YKL193C SDS22 Regulatory subunit of Glc7p type1 protein phosphatase) — MGAFNYNDNSIEGDVYIQRLSTYVRRNEEALANGLMCFSKNRTNPNIKPLRLSFTIHHLYYITERIESSPLGVDVGPLNIKLDNPNHVPTFISFMANNARSSRHFDSDAKSITSINSMRSIVSSASVYWRSFAFSKDPKVINKDLRYLYSSFTKVPCLILTPKTKINSITSYEEYPCDTSVPVKMFKNLQVLELVDYEPNEIFGWNILSEQLRVLIIKDSKISDIGEILFNLVIDDESGRSSFNFHKPSRKQTQDADTSYMDNDHPPFNHNSRHNVKRERDKTTGAGSAPKDLLYSDTNLSRFGQDNTTESPTKDYYSLTDGKWSVLKQLTISETSITSIRPYVFKPLGNLVKLNLSNNLLESLPEGLDQLHNIKYLNFADNYITDLKALPKNLKYLSTMNFNNNKLESLEGLENLCSLEKIDFRRNELKEIKSLKPIILQFIKNPEKFDNVYLANNALPKNYRIELFNLFNGVKYKNSMKIDDSRPGYFESALLLDAESAFKSLEKLFGYINDTNKSTKEQSLPPISTKVFAEFEKDKGRDTEIQTLLDPLATMNLISENDDNMKPRKVDISHIMNMSTMSPILSSDSTSIVSASSKLPTPNSPLYNNQNLTNKQHTPDTTYTAKPTISTQTVSVSSTPPVPTSLKRSTTLNQLDIESPSSNNAAPGIITNVQVTARMST, encoded by the coding sequence ATGGGTGCTTttaattataatgataactCTATCGAGGGCGATGTTTACATTCAGAGATTATCAACATATGTCagaagaaatgaagaagcaTTGGCCAACGGCCTAATGTGCTTCTCAAAGAACCGGACAAATCCAAATATCAAGCCACTTAGATTGAGCTTTACtattcatcatctttattaCATTACAGAGAGAATCGAGTCATCCCCGCTCGGAGTTGACGTTGGTCCTCTTAATATTAAACTTGATAATCCCAATCACGTACCCACTTTTATTTCATTCATGGCAAACAATGCCAGGTCATCAAGACATTTTGATAGTGATGCCAAGTCTATCACTTCGATCAATTCTATGCGGTCCATCGTATCGAGTGCGTCCGTGTACTGGAGATCATTTGCATTCAGTAAAGATCCGAAAGTTATCAATAAGGATTTGAGATATTTGTATTCGTCCTTTACAAAGGTTCCATGCTTAATTTTAACACCTAAGACCAAAATAAACAGCATTACTTCTTATGAGGAGTATCCTTGTGACACGTCAGTTCCGGTAAAAATgttcaaaaatttacaGGTATTGGAGCTTGTCGATTACGAAcctaatgaaatttttggtTGGAATATATTAAGTGAACAATTAAGAGTATTGATTATTAAAGATTCAAAAATCTCTGACATTGGGGAaatcttatttaatttagTCATAGATGATGAAAGTGGAAGATCATCTTTTAACTTCCATAAGCCTTCAAGAAAGCAAACACAAGATGCTGATACTTCATATATGGATAACGACCATCCACCTTTTAATCATAATAGCAGGCATAATGTtaaaagagaaagagaTAAAACAACTGGAGCTGGCTCCGCACCCAAAGATTTATTGTACAGCGATACAAATTTATCGAGATTTGGTCAAGATAACACTACGGAATCGCCTACCAAAGACTATTATTCGTTAACGGATGGGAAGTGGTCGGTGTTGAAACAATTAACAATTTCAGAAACTTCCATAACCTCCATACGTCCATACGTCTTTAAACCTTTAGGAAATTTGgttaaattgaatttatcaaataatttattggaAAGCTTACCAGAAGGTTTAGACCAATTGCATAACATTAAATATCTTAACTTCGCTGATAACTATATTACTGATCTAAAAGCTTTACCGAAAAACCTTAAGTATTTGTCCACTATgaacttcaataataataagttGGAAAGCTTGGAGGGATTAGAAAATTTGTGCTCGTTGGAAAAAATTGACTTcagaagaaatgaattaaaagaaatcaaaagcTTAAAGCCAATCATTTTacaatttataaaaaaCCCCGAGAAATTCGATAATGTTTATCTAGCAAATAACGCTTTGCCTAAGAATTATAGAATCGAGTTATTTAACTTATTTAACGGAGTCAAGTATAAGAATAGTATGAAAATAGATGACTCGAGGCCTGGATACTTTGAAAGTGCGCTATTATTAGACGCGGAATCTGCCTTTAAATCTTTGGAAAAACTATTTGGTTATATTAATGACACAAATAAATCCACAAAAGAACAATCCCTTCCCCCAATATCGACAAAAGTATTTGCTGAGTTCGAAAAAGATAAAGGAAGAGATACCGAAATTCAAACCCTTCTTGATCCTTTAGCCACAATGAACCTAATTTCCGAGAACGATGACAATATGAAACCCAGAAAAGTTGACATATCtcatataatgaatatgaGCACAATGTCGCCTATTTTACTGTCCGACTCAACTAGTATTGTTTCTGCGTCATCGAAGCTTCCAACACCCAATTCGCCATTGTATAACAATCAAAACCTAACTAATAAGCAACACACTCCTGACACTACTTATACGGCCAAGCCAACTATATCAACGCAAACAGTAAGTGTAAGCTCCACACCTCCCGTACCAACTTCATTGAAAAGGTCTACGACCTTAAACCAATTAGACATAGAATCGCCATCATCCAACAATGCGGCTCCAGGTATTATAACTAATGTTCAAGTTACTGCCAGAATGAGTACGTGA
- a CDS encoding DEHA2E02772p (similar to uniprot|P22507 Saccharomycopsis fibuligera BGL2) has product MTIVEKVNLTTGTGWGSGPCIGNTGSVPRLGIPNLCLQDGPNGVRFTDFVTHFPSGLAAGSTFNRGLMYLRGKALGREHKKKGVHIMLGPTIGPIGLKAAGGRNWEGFGADPYLQGIGGAATVEGIQEEGVIATVRHLIGNEQEHFRQVGEWNVSDWFLLEKSISSNIGDKEMHEVYLWPFADIVRSGAGSVMCSYNQVNNTYACENSYLLNYLLKEELGFQGFIMSDWGSQHTGVYSALAGLDMSMPGTIFNDWLGGKSYWGPHLTNAVYNQTIPQERLDDMVIRILAPFFFCNAKGLPTEKDVPNFSSWTYNSYGQQYPLQHYGPTIQQNWHKEARSMFSDQVALNIAREAIVLLKNEDFNLPINKTNGIRKIFISGVAAGTDPKGFNCKDQQCVNGVLTTGWGSATVNNPYVVTPYEAISQKAKSQGMLVEFSTDAWKFDNVDELATNADMSIVVVNSNAGEGYIQVDDNYGDRKNFSLWHNGDELIARVAQKCHKTVVVVNSVGPVNMEKWIENENIVAVIYAAPLGQFVGQAIADVLFGDVNPSGKLPFTIAKDDQHYVPLVDTLNGSRSPQDTFERGIYLDYRFFEKHQIEPRFEFGYGLSYTNFQVSDLKIIEIKTPLKSLEQPNKYLPAKIANENNILDPKAALFPNGIIEFVPGFVYPYLHYGNSTLLNNNREFDYPLGYKPDPVRTPPVAGGGAGGNPALWNILYEISAYVTNAGRYRGGYATQMYIEFPNNPSPQSTKVLRGFDKVFLDPGEETEVKFNVLQRDLSIWDVKQQEWIIQNGTYKVYISTTSKKTELYGIIQICC; this is encoded by the coding sequence ATGACTATTGTTGAGAAAGTTAATTTAACCACTGGTACGGGATGGGGATCAGGTCCATGTATTGGGAATACTGGATCTGTTCCTCGTCTTGGTATTCCGAATCTTTGTCTTCAAGATGGACCAAATGGGGTCAGGTTTACAGACTTCGTTACCCATTTCCCTTCTGGATTAGCAGCTGGAAGTACGTTTAATAGGGGCTTAATGTATCTAAGAGGTAAAGCTTTGGGTAGGGAGCACAAGAAGAAAGGAGTCCATATTATGCTTGGTCCAACAATAGGACCCATTGGACTAAAAGCTGCTGGCGGAAGAAATTGGGAAGGTTTCGGAGCTGATCCTTATCTACAAGGAATTGGTGGAGCAGCTACTGTCGAGggaattcaagaagaaggcGTAATTGCAACAGTCAGACACTTGATAGGTAATGAACAAGAACATTTTCGTCAAGTAGGCGAATGGAATGTTAGTGACTGGTTCCTTCTTGAAAAGTCAATTAGTTCTAATATTGGTGATAAGGAAATGCATGAGGTTTATCTATGGCCATTTGCTGATATTGTTAGATCCGGTGCTGGTAGTGTTATGTGCTCGTATAACCAAGTTAATAATACATACGCTTGTGAAAATTCATatcttttaaattatttgttaaaagaagaattaggaTTTCAAGGCTTTATTATGTCTGATTGGGGCTCCCAACATACGGGGGTATATTCAGCGCTAGCGGGTCTTGATATGAGTATGCCTGGCACGATATTCAATGACTGGTTAGGAGGAAAATCATATTGGGGTCCACATTTGACAAATGCAGTCTATAATCAGACAATTCCTCAGGAAAGACTCGATGATATGGTCATTCGGATTCTAGCtccattcttcttttgtaaTGCTAAAGGCTTACCTACGGAAAAGGATGTTCCCAACTTCAGTTCTTGGACTTACAATTCATATGGCCAACAGTATCCGCTTCAGCACTATGGCCCAACGATTCAACAGAATTGGCATAAAGAAGCCCGTTCGATGTTCAGCGATCAAGTTGCATTAAATATCGCAAGAGAGGCCATAGTTCTTCTAAAGAACGAAGATTTCAACTTACCCATTAATAAAACCAATGGAATtagaaaaatattcatttcaGGAGTTGCAGCTGGGACAGATCCCAAGGGGTTCAATTGTAAAGATCAACAATGCGTGAACGGAGTGTTGACTACTGGCTGGGGTTCTGCAACAGTCAATAACCCATATGTTGTCACTCCCTACGAAGCAATTTCTCAGAAGGCCAAAAGTCAAGGCATGTTAGTTGAGTTCTCTACGGATGCATGGAAATTCGATAATGTTGACGAATTGGCAACAAATGCTGATATGTCAATCGTAGTAGTTAATTCAAATGCTGGCGAAGGGTATATACAAGTTGATGACAATTATGGGGATCGCAAAAACTTTTCTTTATGGCATAATGGCGATGAATTAATTGCAAGAGTCGCACAAAAATGTCATAAGACggttgttgttgttaaTAGTGTTGGCCCGGTCAACATGGAAAAATGGATTGAAAATGAGAATATAGTTGCCGTTATATATGCTGCACCCTTAGGCCAATTCGTTGGACAGGCTATAGCTGACGTATTATTCGGAGATGTTAATCCATCAGGTAAATTACCATTCACGATTGCAAAAGATGATCAACACTATGTACCATTGGTAGATACTCTTAATGGTAGTAGATCTCCGCAAGACACATTCGAACGTGGAATTTACTTAGATTATAGATTTTTTGAGAAACATCAAATCGAACCACGATTCGAATTTGGATATGGTCTATCTTATACCAATTTCCAAGTGTCagatttaaaaattatagAAATCAAGACACCATTAAAAAGCTTAGAGCAACCAAACAAATACCTACCAGCTAAAATAGCGAATGAAAATAACATTCTTGACCCTAAAGCTGCATTGTTTCCGAATGGTATCATTGAGTTTGTACCTGGATTTGTATACCCTTACCTTCACTATGGTAATTCGACGTTactcaataataatagagaatttgattatcCACTAGGTTATAAGCCAGACCCTGTTAGGACACCGCCTGTTGCAGGTGGTGGCGCGGGTGGAAACCCTGCATTATGGAATATACTATATGAAATAAGCGCGTATGTCACCAATGCAGGTCGCTATAGAGGGGGCTACGCAACACAAATGTACATTGAATTTCCGAACAATCCTTCACCACAGTCCACGAAGGTTCTCAGAGGTTTTGATAAAGTATTCCTTGATCCAGGTGAAGAAACAGAAGTGAAATTCAATGTATTACAACGCGATTTGAGTATATGGGACGTAAAGCAACAAGAGTGGATTATTCAGAATGGTACCTATAAGGTATACATTTCGACCACGAGTAAAAAAACCGAGTTATATGGCATAATCCAAATTTGTTGTTAA
- a CDS encoding DEHA2E02662p (weakly similar to uniprot|P10863 Saccharomyces cerevisiae YER011W TIR1 Cell wall mannoprotein of the Srp1p/Tip1p family of serine-alanine-rich proteins): MQYTTLFGALLLAASSQAALDSSQLEFLTRFVNDARSHTKEYLSYVQTADANIPKDFESLAKQIYATTGDGYTSEFDSAKVKTLESFATGMPWYDSRIAGSGSGSDSSESGSGSSGSSSSSSSSSSTESSSASATGGAVGLMVPAGAGIAALAIALL; the protein is encoded by the coding sequence ATGCAATATACTACTTTATTCGGtgctttattattagctgCTTCATCCCAAGCAGCCCTTGATAGCTCACAACTTGAATTTCTTACCAGATTTGTCAACGATGCTAGATCACACACTAAGGAATACTTATCATATGTCCAAACTGCTGATGCCAATATTCCTAAAGATTTCGAGTCTTTAGCCAAACAAATTTATGCTACAACAGGTGACGGCTACACTAGTGAATTTGATTCAGCCAAGGTCAAAACGTTAGAATCCTTTGCCACTGGAATGCCATGGTACGACTCGAGAATTGctggttctggttctggttctgaTTCGTCAGAATCAGGTTCCGGCTCAAGCGGTAGTTCTTCATCTTCCAGTTCAAGCTCAAGCACAGAATCTTCCAGTGCTAGTGCTACTGGTGGTGCTGTAGGCCTCATGGTTCCTGCTGGTGCAGGAATTGCTGCTTTGGCCATTGCCTtactttaa
- a CDS encoding DEHA2E02816p (weakly similar to uniprot|P25386 Saccharomyces cerevisiae YDL058W USO1 involved intracellular protein transport coiled-coil protein necessary for protein transport from ER to Golgi integrin analogue gene), with protein MNNKSTLDRKYQRSRELGYIPRRTIHRSPLKFETIPRNRSTFTPKHKLAKYTSDDARYDSARYTDNKNTDSPIRSISSLPYTPSKLQPTKLYKLFNDSTPVNKGILITNRNRRYDGKNRKVAALEDSGGIFSRLRSFLVKFSLSSHEDDQTDLNLLRKSAKNVLNVDESPENKGNKRVWFEKDDHKEIKRRDISFEEPRDLVDEATIQKRKHYESEQTRNRFEELRDIIIREKDNNERLRSKYDDRIKSLKIEFDKCTKELNQQILVLQNRARLHVDELEKTKLEQLERELFKEHEKFLVKQKEQEQELSKERRRLQTLGYELNSKRNKLENDLATLEKDREAILQQKLEISLKCKNLDELNERNMQLTNNRKTNNFGPNDVVVTRLGLNQERYKQERKLLNEEKRIIKSDLDANENDYVQFFEKLIDISQSILKEGDTHKEYILNDFETLLESLNTKDMPKNSLIKFESIKGKFSEYSKAFHRFQSAYARSKAQDIGEEYNIDNLIDIRSLFTRLTESFSKSIYKKRKGLFQMNQEISAFQINLMSSSTSSQRCRDIANAYDKRSKILNEMKVLNELLISLSVLSKQLEEIIIIIGHSPNIPSNGLLLDTDSIEDHYSSEI; from the coding sequence ATGAATAACAAGTCGACGTTAGATCGGAAGTATCAGAGGTCCAGAGAATTGGGGTATATACCAAGAAGGACAATTCACAGGTCTCCTCTAAAATTTGAGACAATTCCTCGGAATAGATCAACCTTTACGCCAAAGCACAAGCTTGCAAAATATACATCAGACGATGCGAGGTATGATAGTGCTAGATATActgataataaaaatactGATTCTCCTATAAGGTCGATATCTCTGTTGCCATATACACCTTCCAAATTGCAGCCAACGAAGCTatacaaattattcaacGATAGCACGCCCGTGAATAAAGGAATATTGATAACGAACAGAAACAGAAGATATGATGGGAAAAATAGAAAGGTGGCTGCTTTGGAAGATAGCGGAGGAATATTCAGCAGACTAAGGTCGTTTCTAGTCAAATTTAGTTTGTCCAGCCATGAAGATGACCAGActgatttgaatttactCCGAAAGTCTGCCAAAAATGTCTTAAATGTAGATGAAAGTCCAGAGAATAAAGGGAACAAAAGAGTGTGGTTTGAGAAAGACGACCATAAGGAGATAAAGAGACGAGATATTTCTTTCGAGGAACCACGAGATCTCGTTGACGAGGCTACTATTCAGAAGCGCAAGCATTACGAATCAGAGCAAACAAGAAATCGATTCGAGGAGTTACGTGACATAATTATACGGGAAAAAGATAACAACGAACGACTTAGAAGTAAATATGATGATAGAATCAAGTCACTTAAAATAGAGTTTGATAAGTGTACGAAAGAATTAAACCAACAAATCCTCGTTTTGCAGAATCGTGCTAGATTACACGTTGACGAGTTAGAGAAAACAAAATTAGAACAATTGgaaagagaattattcaagGAACACGAAAAATTTTTAGTAAAGCAAAAggaacaagaacaagaattgTCCAAAGAAAGACGGAGGTTGCAGACCCTTGGATATGAATTGAATTCCAAGAGAAACaaacttgaaaatgatttggCTACATTGGAGAAAGACCGAGAAGCAATCTTGCAACAGAAACTTGAAATCAGCTTGAAATGTAAGAACTTGGATGAATTAAACGAAAGGAATATGCAACTAACGAACAACCGCAAAACCAATAACTTTGGTCCTAATGACGTGGTTGTGACTAGACTTGGATTAAATCAGGAAAGGTATAAACAAGAGCGGAAACTATTAAATGAAGAGAAACGAATTATAAAGTCTGACTTAGATGCAAACGAAAATGATTATGTGCAATTCTTTGAGAAGCTAATCGATATATCCCAGTCTATTTTAAAAGAGGGTGACACACATAAAGAGTACATactaaatgattttgaaactTTATTGGAATCACTAAATACGAAAGATATGCCAAAGAACctgttgataaaatttgaaagcATTAAAGGCAAATTTTCAGAGTATCTGAAAGCCTTCCACCGCTTCCAACTGGCATACGCTCGACTGAAAGCCCAAGATATAGGTGAAGAATACAATATCGATAACCTTATAGATATCAGGTCTCTCTTCACCCGACTCACCGAAAGTTTCAGTAAGTCCATCTACAAGAAGCGTAAGGGCctatttcaaatgaacCAGGAAATTTCAGCTTTTCAGATTAACCTTATGTCTTCCTCCACAAGTAGTCAGCGTTGTAGAGACATTGCCAATGCCTACGATAAGAGAagtaaaatattaaatgaaatgaaaGTACTCAAcgaattattgataagtCTATCAGTTCTACTGaaacaattagaagaaataatcattatcattggACATTCCCCTAATATACCTCTGAACGGTTTACTACTAGATACCGATCTGATCGAAGATCATTATCTGCTGGAAATATAA